CGTAGATGTTGCGCCCGTCGATGACGACGGCGCCTTTCATGGCGGACTTCATTTTGGCGAAGTTCGGGCGGCGGAACTCGTTCCACTCGGTCACGACGATGAGCGCGTCGGCGCCGGCGAGCGCGGCGTAGTTGTCTTCCACGAGCGTGACGGCGCCCGCGTCAATTTCTTCCCTGAACATGCCGGCGGCCACCTCGAGCGCCTGCGGGTCCGTCGCGCGCACCTTCGCGCCGGCCTTGATGAGCCCGCGGATGGTGACGATCGAGGGCGCCTCGCGCATATCGTCGGTCTGCGGCTTGAACGCGAGGCCCCACACCGCGAACGTCTTGCCGGTGAGATCCTCGCCGAAAACGCGATGCGCCTTGCGCACCAGCACGGCCTTCTGCTCGGCGTTGACGTCATCCACCGCGCGCACGATGTGCATGCCGCGGCCGTTTTCCTCGCCGATGCGCAAGAGCGCCTTCACGTCCTTGGGGAAGCAGCTTCCGCCGTAGCCCGCGCCGGGAAACAGGAACTGGAAGCCGATGCGCCGGTCGTGGCCGATGCCCTTGCGCACCATGTCCACGTCGGCGTTGACTTCTTCGCACAGGCCGGCGATCTCGTTCATGAAGCTGATCTTGGTCGCGAGCAGCGCGTTGGCGGCGTATTTGGTCATCTCCGCGGAGCGGATGTCCATGACGATGATGGGGTTTTCGGTGCGTACAAAGGGCTTGTAGAGAAGCTTCATCGCCTCGCCGACCTCGCCGTCGTCCGTGCCGATGACGACGCGGTCGGGCTTCAGGAAATCGTCGACCGCGGCGCCTTCCTTCATGAACTCGGGGTTCGAGACGACGTGAAACGGCTTGTCGGTGTGCCTTGCGATCGTCTCGCGCACCATGTCCGCGGTGCCGATCGGCACGGTGCTTTTGTCGACGACGATCTTCGGGAACGCTTCGACGTCCTTGCCGTTCATCGCGCGTCCGATGTCGCCGGCGACCTCAACGACGTAGCGCAGATCGGCTCGGCCGTCCTCGTCCTGCGGCGTTCCAACGGCGATGAAGATGAACTTCGCCTTGCGGACGCCCTCGGCCAGATCGGTCGTGAAGGAGAGCCGGCCGTCATCGGCGTTCCGCCGCACCAGCTCCTCGAGCCCCGGCTCGAAGATGGGGATTTCGCCCTGATTGAGCTTGTCGATGATGTCGGCCCGCACGTCGACGCACACCACGTCGTTGCCGGTTTCGGCAAAGCAGGTGCCGGCGACAAGCCCCACGTAACCCGTGCCCACAACGCAGATATCCATGTCGATCGCGTCCTTTTTCCACGCGCCTCAATACGCGTTTTTATCGAAAAAGCCCCGAACGAGCGTCATCCAGATGATGCGCAGGTCCAGGGCAAACGACCAGTTTTCGATGTAGTAGATGTCGCATTCGATCCGGCGCCGCAGGTCCGTATCGCCGCGCCAGCCGTTTGCTTGCGCCCAGCCGGTAATACCAGCTTTCACCCGGTGCCTCAACATATATTTGGGGATCTCGCGCCGGAATTGCTCGATGAAAACGGGCCGTTCCGGGCGCGGGCCGACAAGGCTCATCTCGCCTCTGAGCACGTTGAGAAGCTGTGGCAGCTCGTCGATGTTCGTCTTTCTCAAAAACGCGCCGAAGCGCGTGCGCCGCGGGTCGCCCTCTTTGGCCCACACGGCGCCGGTCTGCGCCTCGGCGTCCTGACGCATCGAGCGGAATTTCAGGATGTCGAACACGCGGCCATCCAGGCCCATGCGCTCCTGGCGGTAGAATATGGGGCCGGGACTTGTGAGTTTGACGAGAATTGCCACGAGCGCGAACAGCGGCGACAGGACGATAAGACCGAGCGCGGACGCGACGAGGTCGAACGCGCGTTTTTGAAGCGCCTTCCAGCCGTAGAGCGGCGACTCCTTCAGGCTGATGACCGGCAGGCCGTCGAACTCCTCCACGCCGGCCCGCAGCGTGACGTATTGATACAGATCGGGCACGACCTTCACATCGACCATTTCCTCGCCCAGGCAATCGAGCACCGCGCGCAGGCGGTCGGAAGCCGAAAGAGGCAGCGCGACGAACACGGTCTCGACGTTTTGCGCGGCGATCACGCGCTCCACGTCCGTCGGCGCGCCGAACACCGGCAGACCGTCGATGCTCGGGGCGCCCGGCGACTCGTCTGACAGAAAGCCGATCGGCAGAAGGCCAAGCTCCCGGTGACGCGCAAGGCGCGCGGCGACCTCGCGCCCGAGATCGCCCGCGCCGACGACCAGCACGCGGCGCACGCCGATACCGCGCCGGCGGCGCGCGAGAAGCGCCTGGCGAAACGCGGCACGATTGGCGGCGATGCCGATCGTGGAGATCAGCGCGAAGATCGCGTACACGACGCGGCTCGGTTTGTACTGCGCGAGGAAGAACGTGGCGACGACGAACAGCGAAAACGCGATCGCATGCGCGCGCAGGGCGCGATAGACCTCGCGAAACAGCGACGGAATCGTCTTTTGCGCGTGCAGGCGCGAGCCGAAAAACACGAGCGTCCAGATGAACGCGACAAGAAGACCGAGCCACGCGTATTCCGAAAAGCGCGGGACGTGATCGACAAAGAGCGGAATGACGCCGAGGTCGAAACGAATCGGATACGCGGCGAGCCACGCCGCCACGACGATGGCGATATCCGCGACCGCAGCCAGCGAAAGCACGAACGTGCGGCGCCGCGCGATCGTCATGACGCCGCCCTGGCCGCGGTATCCACGATCATACCGCGCTCGTGCATTTTCGCCTCGACAAACGCGCGGAACTGGTCGCGGAAGCGGTCGCGCGCAAACGGCAACGCGTTGGCGCGAATCGCTTCGGGGTCGAACGCGGACTCGTTCGCCTCGAAAAACGCGATCGCGCCGATGAGCGATTCCACGTTCGGCTCATCGAAGAAAACGCCCGTCGCATCTTTCGGAATCGCCTCGCCCGGGCGCACGCCGCGCACCGTCTCGAGCGCGCCGCCGCGCGCGTAGGCGATGACGGGGCGGCCGGACGCCTGCGCCTCGAGCGGGGTGATGCCGAAATCCTCCTCGCCCGGAAACAGGAACGCGCGGCCATTCGCGTACAGC
The genomic region above belongs to bacterium and contains:
- a CDS encoding UDP-glucose/GDP-mannose dehydrogenase family protein, whose product is MDICVVGTGYVGLVAGTCFAETGNDVVCVDVRADIIDKLNQGEIPIFEPGLEELVRRNADDGRLSFTTDLAEGVRKAKFIFIAVGTPQDEDGRADLRYVVEVAGDIGRAMNGKDVEAFPKIVVDKSTVPIGTADMVRETIARHTDKPFHVVSNPEFMKEGAAVDDFLKPDRVVIGTDDGEVGEAMKLLYKPFVRTENPIIVMDIRSAEMTKYAANALLATKISFMNEIAGLCEEVNADVDMVRKGIGHDRRIGFQFLFPGAGYGGSCFPKDVKALLRIGEENGRGMHIVRAVDDVNAEQKAVLVRKAHRVFGEDLTGKTFAVWGLAFKPQTDDMREAPSIVTIRGLIKAGAKVRATDPQALEVAAGMFREEIDAGAVTLVEDNYAALAGADALIVVTEWNEFRRPNFAKMKSAMKGAVVIDGRNIYEPALMREAGFEYHSIGRPS
- a CDS encoding undecaprenyl-phosphate glucose phosphotransferase, translating into MTIARRRTFVLSLAAVADIAIVVAAWLAAYPIRFDLGVIPLFVDHVPRFSEYAWLGLLVAFIWTLVFFGSRLHAQKTIPSLFREVYRALRAHAIAFSLFVVATFFLAQYKPSRVVYAIFALISTIGIAANRAAFRQALLARRRRGIGVRRVLVVGAGDLGREVAARLARHRELGLLPIGFLSDESPGAPSIDGLPVFGAPTDVERVIAAQNVETVFVALPLSASDRLRAVLDCLGEEMVDVKVVPDLYQYVTLRAGVEEFDGLPVISLKESPLYGWKALQKRAFDLVASALGLIVLSPLFALVAILVKLTSPGPIFYRQERMGLDGRVFDILKFRSMRQDAEAQTGAVWAKEGDPRRTRFGAFLRKTNIDELPQLLNVLRGEMSLVGPRPERPVFIEQFRREIPKYMLRHRVKAGITGWAQANGWRGDTDLRRRIECDIYYIENWSFALDLRIIWMTLVRGFFDKNAY